In the genome of Neofelis nebulosa isolate mNeoNeb1 chromosome 8, mNeoNeb1.pri, whole genome shotgun sequence, one region contains:
- the LOC131519888 gene encoding LOW QUALITY PROTEIN: cationic amino acid transporter 3-like (The sequence of the model RefSeq protein was modified relative to this genomic sequence to represent the inferred CDS: inserted 2 bases in 2 codons), with protein MLRQALCRFGQKLVRGPTLKEPVAENDPQRRLSTLDLVTQGVGHTVGIGVYVLAGEVVRNQAGPSFVICILVAGLSSLLAGLCYAEISTLIPHSGSAYLYSFVTIGELWAFITDWNLILSLVAEKAIVFITWMLTFDNLHGNRLSQTVQESISAHVPPVLTKYLEFSALGFVLLFMEFRSLWYSASLLSSTAAKLVTLVKLLALSFVITSGFIKGYLHNWKLTEEDYVKAGLNDTSSLGPLGSGGFVPFGFKGILGGSATCFYAFLGFNHIVTRVEKAQSPQRSIPIGIVISLFICFLVYFGVSSAFTLMVPYYQLQPGSTLPEVFLHIGWVPVYYVVAFALLCILSASLWSFVWPMRQVLYMMAKDGLLFPVLTRISFFQYSLIMIIVFVGTIPVIVFIFGVTDLLDLRSVVSLICHSLVVICVLILRYQPEMQNEENEAEVQEENGPAAERLTLQRLLFPGSSTPTPLSGRVVHVCSSRLVXLLKEVCLVLTQGPVLLSGDPVWILVDVLLLVLIIGITGVIWRQPQSSSPLYFKVXCLPLLPLLSVFVNVYLMMQMTAGTWIVFGVWMLIGFVIYFAYGIQHSWVAIPT; from the exons ATGCTGCGTCAGGCACTTTGTAGATTTGGTCAAAAACTGGTACGTGGACCTACGCTGAAGGAACCGGTGGCTGAGAATGACCCACAGAGAAGATTGAGCACTCTGGATTTAGTGACCCAGGGTGTGGGCCACACAGTGGGTATAGGTGTGTATGTCCTGGCTGGTGAGGTGGTCAGAAATCAAGCAGGACCATCTTTTGTGATCTGCATTTTGGTGGCTGGCCTATCTTCTCTGTTGGCTGGGCTGTGCTATGCAGAGATTAGTACCCTCATTCCCCATTCTGGCTCTGCATATCTCTACAGCTTTGTCACTATAGGTGAACTCTGGGCCTTCATCACTGACTGGAACCTCATCCTCTCCCTTGTTGCTGAGAAAGCCATTGTGTTCATCACATGGATGTTAACTTTTGACAACCTGCATGGGAACCGGCTGTCTCAGACTGTGCAAGAGAGCATCTCAGCACATGTTCCCCCTGTCCTTACAAAATATCTAGAATTCTCTGCTCTGGGTTTTGTGTTGTTGTTCATGGAATTCAGGAGTCTTTGGTATTCCGCATCATTATTGAGTTCCACAGCTGCCAAACTGGTCACATTGGTGAAACTTTTGGCTCTCAGCTTTGTCATAACCTCTGGCTTCATTAAGGGGTACCTGCACAACTGGAAGCTCACAGAAGAGGACTATGTAAAGGCTGGACTCAATGACACCTCGAGCTTGGGCCCTCTGGGCTCTGGAGGATTTGTGCCTTTTGGCTTCAAGGGGATTCTTGGTGGATCAGCTACCTGTTTCTATGCATTTCTTGGTTTCAACCATATTGTTACCAGAGTTGAAAAAGCCCAGAGTCCCCAGCGTTCCATCCCCATTGGCATTGTGATTTCACTGTTCATCTGCTTTTTGGTGTATTTTGGTGTCTCTTCAGCATTCACGCTTATGGTGCCTTACTACCAGCTCCAACCTGGGAGCACCTTGCCTGAGGTATTTCTCCATATTGGCTGGGTCCCTGTCTACTATGTGGTAGCTTTTGCATTGCTGTGCATTCTTTCCGCCAGCCTTTGGAGCTTTGTGTGGCCAATGCGTCAGGTGCTATACATGATGGCAAAGGATGGCCTCCTGTTCCCTGTCCTTACCCGTATCTCTTTCTTCCAATACTCTCTTATCATGATCATTGTGTTTGTTGGAACTATTCCAGTCATTGTATTCATCTTTGGAGTCACTGATCTCTTGGACCTAAGGTCAGTTGTGTCCCTGATTTGTCATTCCCTGGTTGTGATTTGTGTTCTCATCCTCAGGTATCAGCCTGAGATgcagaatgaggaaaatgaagcagaggTGCAGGAGGAGAATGGACCTGCAGCAGAGAGGCTGACTCTACAGCGACTACTTTTTCCAGGTAGTTCCACCCCCACTCCACTCTCTGGCCGGGTTGTCCATGTTTGTTCCTCACGGCTTG TGTTGCTCAAAGAAGTTTGCCTGGTGCTGACCCAGGGGCCAGTTCTGCTTTCTGGAGACCCAGTGTGGATTTTGGTGGATGTGCTGCTCCTGGTGCTCATCATTGGGATCACTGGGGTCATCTGGAGACAGCCTCAGAGCTCCAGTCCCCTTTACTTTAAgg cctgcctgcctctcctcccactgCTGAGCGTCTTTGTGAATGTTTACCTTATGATGCAGATGACAGCTGGCACCTGGATAGTATTTGGTGTCTGGATGCTAATTGGGTTTGTTATCTACTTCGCCTATGGGATCCAGCACAGCTGGGTCGCTATCCCCACTTAA